One Pithys albifrons albifrons isolate INPA30051 chromosome 17, PitAlb_v1, whole genome shotgun sequence genomic window carries:
- the CHFR gene encoding E3 ubiquitin-protein ligase CHFR isoform X1, translating into MEQSEGGEQSQPQPWGRLIRLGAEEAEPHVLLLKREWTIGRKKGCDLSFPGNKLVSGDHCKIIVDEESGQVSLEDTSTNGTVINKLKVVKKQTYPLQTGDVIYVVYRKNEPENNVAYLYESLNTKHDATQEPVEVNVENQCHVTKDTSSTGRSNDETQITSSPSATQSCYEEPQPSTSTSNLFNASSTSLIESASVQQDNPSTSGSQSPVVPPVPAFPISESVSVTALHNKHERLDMNVETSAIASEIPVKEETESDSPRAGEEEGLEPAKKKLKGGEETCPHLSPAAPSECIIKTGSEDAKTSNVKPDKMEETLTCIICQELLHDCVSLQPCMHTFCAACYSGWMERSSLCPTCRCPVERICKNHILNNLVEAYLIQHPDKCRNEDDVRSMDARNKITQDMLQPKVRRSFSDEEGSSEDLLELSDVDSESSDISQPYIVCRQCPGYRRHSVPALPGTGQEAEAGGMQPLGDAPSTSANFPAAAQEYVCPAQGSHVICTCCFQPMPDRRAEREQNPHVAPQQCTVCLQPFCHLYWGCTRMACFGCLAPFCEINLGDKCLDGVLNNNHYESDILKDYLASRGLTWKNMLNESLLALQRGVFMLSDYRITGNTVLCYCCGLRSFRELAYQYRQNIPVAELPVTVTSRPDCYWGRNCRTQVKAHHAMKFNHICEQTRFKN; encoded by the exons ATGGAGCAGTCGGAGGGAGGCGAGCAGAGCCAGCCGCAGCCCTGGGGGAGGCTGATCCGGCTCGGGGCCGAGGAGGCAGAGCCGCACGTCCTGCTGCTGAAAAGGGAATGGACCATCGGGAGGAAGAAAG gttGTGACTTATCTTTCCCTGGCAACAAGTTGGTGTCTGGAGATCACTGTAAAATCATTGTGGATGAAGAGTCTGGTCAAGTGTCATTGGAAGATACAAG TACTAATGGAACAGTAATTAATAAACTGAAAGTGGTTAAGAAGCAGACATACCCCTTACAGACTGGGGATGTGATCTATGTTGTTTACAGAAAAAATGAGCCAGAGAACA ATGTTGCTTATCTTTATGAATCCTTAAACACAAAACACGATGCAACTCAAGAACCAGTAG AAGTTAATGTAGAAAACCAATGCCATGTGACCAAAGATACCTCAAGTACAGGAAGAAGTAATGATGAGACCCAAATTACCTCATCACCGTCAGCTACTCAGTCTTGCTATGAGGAACCACAGCCATCTACTTCTACATCTAACCTCTTTAATGCTTCTTCTACCTCTCTTATTGAGTCTGCATCTGTTCAGCAGGATAATCCATCTACATCTG GATCACAATCCCCAGTTGTCCCTCCTGTGCCTGCTTTCCCCATCTCAGAGTCTGTGAGTGTCACAGCACTGCACAACAAGCACGAGAGGCTGGATATGAATGTTGAAACTTCTGCAATCGCTTCAGAAATCCCTgtcaaagaagaaacagaatcGGATTCTCCaagagcaggggaggaggaaggtttGGAACCTGCAAAGAAGAAACTAAAAGGAG GTGAAGAGACTTGTCCACATCTTTCACCAGCAGCTCCAAGTGAATGTATAATTAAAACTGGCTCTGAAGATGCAAAAACGTCAAATGTGAAACCAGATAAGATGGAAGAAACATTAACTTGCATTATCTGCCAAGAACTGCTGCATGACTGTGTAAG CTTGCAGCCTTGTATGCATACTTTCTGTGCTGCCTGCTACTCAGGATGGATGGAAAGGTCTTCTCTATGTCCAACTTGTCGTTGTCCAGTAGAACGTATTTGTAAAAATCACATCTTGAACAACTTGGTAGAAGCTTATCTGATTCAGCATCCAG ATAAGTGTCGTAACGAGGACGATGTGCGCAGCATGGACGCGAGAAACAAAATCACCCAAGACATGCTGCAGCCCAAGGTGAGGAGATCTTTCTCAGATGAGGAGGGAAGTTCTGAAGATTTGTTGGAATTGTCAGATGTAGACAGTGAATCTTCAGATATCAG tcAACCATATATAGTATGCAGACAGTGCCCAGGGTATCGAAGACACTctgttccagctctgcctggcacaggccaggaggcagaggcaggaggaatGCAACCACTGGGAGATGCACCATCAACATCTGCCAACTTCCCTGCAG CTGCCCAGGAATATGTGTGTCCTGCTCAAGGAAGTCACGTAATATGCACCTGCTGCTTTCAGCCAATGCCTGACCGAAGGGCAGAGCGGGAACAGAATCCTCATGTTGCTCCTCAGCAAT GTACAGTTTGTCTGCAACCCTTCTGTCACTTGTACTGGGGCTGTACCCGGATGGCATGTTTTGGCTGTTTGGCACCATTCTGTG AAATAAATCTTGGTGATAAGTGTTTAGATGGAGTCCTAAATAACAACCACTACGAGTCAGATATCCTAAAG GATTACCTGGCATCCAGGGGTCTGACAtggaaaaatatgttaaatGAAAGCCTCTTAGCTCTTCAGAGAGGAGTTTTTATGTTGTCAG ATTACAGAATTACTGGAAACACAGTGCTCTGCTACTGTTGTGGCCTTCGCAGCTTTCGAGAACTCGCCTACCAGTACAGGCAGAACATTCCTGTTGCTGAGTTGCCAG TGACTGTCACGTCACGTCCCGATTGCTACTGGGGGCGCAACTGTCGAACTCAGGTCAAAGCACATCATGCCAT
- the CHFR gene encoding E3 ubiquitin-protein ligase CHFR isoform X2: MEQSEGGEQSQPQPWGRLIRLGAEEAEPHVLLLKREWTIGRKKGCDLSFPGNKLVSGDHCKIIVDEESGQVSLEDTSTNGTVINKLKVVKKQTYPLQTGDVIYVVYRKNEPENNVAYLYESLNTKHDATQEPVGSQSPVVPPVPAFPISESVSVTALHNKHERLDMNVETSAIASEIPVKEETESDSPRAGEEEGLEPAKKKLKGGEETCPHLSPAAPSECIIKTGSEDAKTSNVKPDKMEETLTCIICQELLHDCVSLQPCMHTFCAACYSGWMERSSLCPTCRCPVERICKNHILNNLVEAYLIQHPDKCRNEDDVRSMDARNKITQDMLQPKVRRSFSDEEGSSEDLLELSDVDSESSDISQPYIVCRQCPGYRRHSVPALPGTGQEAEAGGMQPLGDAPSTSANFPAAAQEYVCPAQGSHVICTCCFQPMPDRRAEREQNPHVAPQQCTVCLQPFCHLYWGCTRMACFGCLAPFCEINLGDKCLDGVLNNNHYESDILKDYLASRGLTWKNMLNESLLALQRGVFMLSDYRITGNTVLCYCCGLRSFRELAYQYRQNIPVAELPVTVTSRPDCYWGRNCRTQVKAHHAMKFNHICEQTRFKN, encoded by the exons ATGGAGCAGTCGGAGGGAGGCGAGCAGAGCCAGCCGCAGCCCTGGGGGAGGCTGATCCGGCTCGGGGCCGAGGAGGCAGAGCCGCACGTCCTGCTGCTGAAAAGGGAATGGACCATCGGGAGGAAGAAAG gttGTGACTTATCTTTCCCTGGCAACAAGTTGGTGTCTGGAGATCACTGTAAAATCATTGTGGATGAAGAGTCTGGTCAAGTGTCATTGGAAGATACAAG TACTAATGGAACAGTAATTAATAAACTGAAAGTGGTTAAGAAGCAGACATACCCCTTACAGACTGGGGATGTGATCTATGTTGTTTACAGAAAAAATGAGCCAGAGAACA ATGTTGCTTATCTTTATGAATCCTTAAACACAAAACACGATGCAACTCAAGAACCAGTAG GATCACAATCCCCAGTTGTCCCTCCTGTGCCTGCTTTCCCCATCTCAGAGTCTGTGAGTGTCACAGCACTGCACAACAAGCACGAGAGGCTGGATATGAATGTTGAAACTTCTGCAATCGCTTCAGAAATCCCTgtcaaagaagaaacagaatcGGATTCTCCaagagcaggggaggaggaaggtttGGAACCTGCAAAGAAGAAACTAAAAGGAG GTGAAGAGACTTGTCCACATCTTTCACCAGCAGCTCCAAGTGAATGTATAATTAAAACTGGCTCTGAAGATGCAAAAACGTCAAATGTGAAACCAGATAAGATGGAAGAAACATTAACTTGCATTATCTGCCAAGAACTGCTGCATGACTGTGTAAG CTTGCAGCCTTGTATGCATACTTTCTGTGCTGCCTGCTACTCAGGATGGATGGAAAGGTCTTCTCTATGTCCAACTTGTCGTTGTCCAGTAGAACGTATTTGTAAAAATCACATCTTGAACAACTTGGTAGAAGCTTATCTGATTCAGCATCCAG ATAAGTGTCGTAACGAGGACGATGTGCGCAGCATGGACGCGAGAAACAAAATCACCCAAGACATGCTGCAGCCCAAGGTGAGGAGATCTTTCTCAGATGAGGAGGGAAGTTCTGAAGATTTGTTGGAATTGTCAGATGTAGACAGTGAATCTTCAGATATCAG tcAACCATATATAGTATGCAGACAGTGCCCAGGGTATCGAAGACACTctgttccagctctgcctggcacaggccaggaggcagaggcaggaggaatGCAACCACTGGGAGATGCACCATCAACATCTGCCAACTTCCCTGCAG CTGCCCAGGAATATGTGTGTCCTGCTCAAGGAAGTCACGTAATATGCACCTGCTGCTTTCAGCCAATGCCTGACCGAAGGGCAGAGCGGGAACAGAATCCTCATGTTGCTCCTCAGCAAT GTACAGTTTGTCTGCAACCCTTCTGTCACTTGTACTGGGGCTGTACCCGGATGGCATGTTTTGGCTGTTTGGCACCATTCTGTG AAATAAATCTTGGTGATAAGTGTTTAGATGGAGTCCTAAATAACAACCACTACGAGTCAGATATCCTAAAG GATTACCTGGCATCCAGGGGTCTGACAtggaaaaatatgttaaatGAAAGCCTCTTAGCTCTTCAGAGAGGAGTTTTTATGTTGTCAG ATTACAGAATTACTGGAAACACAGTGCTCTGCTACTGTTGTGGCCTTCGCAGCTTTCGAGAACTCGCCTACCAGTACAGGCAGAACATTCCTGTTGCTGAGTTGCCAG TGACTGTCACGTCACGTCCCGATTGCTACTGGGGGCGCAACTGTCGAACTCAGGTCAAAGCACATCATGCCAT